The Nonlabens sp. Hel1_33_55 genome contains the following window.
TGAACCAACTGGAAACCTGGATAGCAATACAGCCGCTAATCTTCATGAACTCATAGTAGATCTGCGCAAAAATTTTAACCAGACCTTTGTCATCGTGACTCACAATAAGGAGCTCGCCACACTTGCAGATCGCACGCTCACGATGAGCGATGGTAGATTTGTTGAGTATGAATAAGAAAGAGCTTAAAGAATTTCTGGACCACAAGGTAGAAATCTACAATAAGCCAGATTTCATACCTCACGATCCTATTCAAATCCCGCATCGATTTACAGATCCTAGTGACATCGCTTACTCTGGTTTTTTAACCGCGACCATATCCTGGGGCAATCGCAAATCCATCATCAATAACGCCACTAAGTTGATGGATCTCATGGACAATTCGCCAGCAGATTTTATCAGAAATTTCCAATCCACGGATCTGGATCGATTTGATGGATTTGTCCACAGAACCTTCAATAGCGAGGACTGCAAGACATTTATGAGAGCGTTGCAGGATATTGAGTTGCGTGATGATGGTTTGGAAAACGCTTTCGCGAAAGCGAACAAATCTGCATCAAATCTGCAAGAAGGAATCTCTAAGTTCAAGAAACGTTTCTTTGAAATTGAGCACCTAAACAGAACGCAGAAACATGTGAGCGATCCCATGAAAAATAGCAGCGCTAAACGCATCAATATGTTTTTGAGATGGATGGTTAGGAGCGATAACAATGGCGTTGATTTTGGAATCTGGAACCAGTTATCGATGAGTGACCTATCCTTACCACTGGATGTCCATACAGGAAATATTTCAAGAAAACTCAAGTTGCTGAAGCGTAAACAGAATGACGCAAAAGCAGTATTGGAGCTAGACACAGCTCTTAGAAAATTAGACCCGCTAGATCCTGTAAAATATGATTACGCCCTTTTTGGATTAGGAGTTTTTGACGATTTGTAAGATATTTCACTAAAACGTTAAACAATTAACAATTTAGAAGTACATTTAGGATCCCTAAAAACCCTAAATAATGATTCATGCACCATTGCATCCTATTGAGCAAGATCGTCTAGAATATTTAAGATCTTTTAAGGTGCAGCCAGAGGTTCCAACAGAGGATCTCGATCAATTACTAGATATTGCTTGCAAATTATTGGGCCTTCCCAAAGGTCTCATTTCAATTGTAGAACGTGATGTAGTAGAGTTTAAATCACAGTATGGATTTAATCTTCCTGCATCGCCTAGAAACCTCAGCTTTTGTTCTCATGCCATCGCCAGTCAAGATGAAATTTTTTACATAGAAGATGCTAGAAATGATCCTTATTTTAAACATCATCCATACGTAAAAGGTAATGATCCTGTAATATTTTATGCTGGTGTGCCCATCATGGACCAGGAGAATCTACCTCTGGGAACTGTTTGTGTCATTGATAGCAAACCAAGGTCTCTAAGTGAAGAGGAAAAAGAATCACTCAAAATGATCAGCAAAATGATTATGAGACAAATGCAGTTGCGCAAGGAAAAACTAGAACTGGAAAAAAAGCAAACTGTACTTAAAGAAAAGAATGACCTTCTCAAAAATTTTGCTCATGTCGTTTCTCATGATATGAAAATGCCACTCGCAAATATGATTATGACAAGTGACGTCATGAGGCAAAAATATAAAGGTAAATTAGATGCAGCTGGTGAAGATTATTTGAAAGGAATAAAGTCTGCAGCTTTTTCCATGCGAGATTACATCGATAATATTTTAAATCACTACGAGAGTGAACAATCTGTTTTAAATACAAACGATCACTTTGATATTAACAGTATGCTTCTCAACATAGAGGAGATGCTGGGAATGAGAAAAGAATACATCCATTTTATTCTACCTGAAAATAATCTTGAGTTGGATTGCGATGAGTCTGCTGTTGAACAAATTCTAGTTAATTTAATAGGTAATAGTTTAAAATATAATACCGAGGAATCGATAAGAATTCAAGTGATAGCAACAGAATCTGACAAATATTATCGTATTTCTATAATAGATAATGGAATGGGTATTCCCGAGACTAAGCAAAAAGAAGTTTTCAAATTATTTACA
Protein-coding sequences here:
- a CDS encoding GAF domain-containing sensor histidine kinase, with protein sequence MIHAPLHPIEQDRLEYLRSFKVQPEVPTEDLDQLLDIACKLLGLPKGLISIVERDVVEFKSQYGFNLPASPRNLSFCSHAIASQDEIFYIEDARNDPYFKHHPYVKGNDPVIFYAGVPIMDQENLPLGTVCVIDSKPRSLSEEEKESLKMISKMIMRQMQLRKEKLELEKKQTVLKEKNDLLKNFAHVVSHDMKMPLANMIMTSDVMRQKYKGKLDAAGEDYLKGIKSAAFSMRDYIDNILNHYESEQSVLNTNDHFDINSMLLNIEEMLGMRKEYIHFILPENNLELDCDESAVEQILVNLIGNSLKYNTEESIRIQVIATESDKYYRISIIDNGMGIPETKQKEVFKLFTTLNQIDRSGKRGHGIGLSTVKILVDKLGGVITCKSKIDQGTAFTFTIAKQVG
- a CDS encoding TIGR02757 family protein, with product MNKKELKEFLDHKVEIYNKPDFIPHDPIQIPHRFTDPSDIAYSGFLTATISWGNRKSIINNATKLMDLMDNSPADFIRNFQSTDLDRFDGFVHRTFNSEDCKTFMRALQDIELRDDGLENAFAKANKSASNLQEGISKFKKRFFEIEHLNRTQKHVSDPMKNSSAKRINMFLRWMVRSDNNGVDFGIWNQLSMSDLSLPLDVHTGNISRKLKLLKRKQNDAKAVLELDTALRKLDPLDPVKYDYALFGLGVFDDL